Proteins encoded by one window of Chaetodon trifascialis isolate fChaTrf1 chromosome 15, fChaTrf1.hap1, whole genome shotgun sequence:
- the pdgfbb gene encoding uncharacterized protein pdgfbb: MSSWVQLLLALLAACLRCGVAEGDPLPAALVELVRNSPISSIEDLQLLLLSDSVDEEDGTSAANGGHRLPRSLDAQPAQQALCKVRTEVVEITRAMLDRSNANFLLWPPCVEVQRCSGCCNTKSLQCVPVVTHTRYLQVMKIEYVNKRPTYAKAVVSVLDHVECRCQPAPRPPVPKKKSSRRQHSHQHRNQTLSYGHEQVKMHSKDELHQWDELKQNQRAHLEDLLEQHWNPRGDTFNQPGEGYSLAGEDPSRSGEAVLFAPHWAHNSSGLLEIKDQSGNPENVQRKNGRISDGNKTVSSVDNVGVEVKNKLVEGGDGLLPNRTEGKDHEGNGSRDEGTQTLSPLWQEDKSKFSKSHTSGFSHPATHNPQAKLSPTEATSERAGSRFRPTKEPNPEPRDQARRRDNETPEEVRILQIEEEKLEQERKELLLLHKRLDQEKEILRQQQMKREEEEREKGKEMDSQHHVHGKHHHHLQTVTTQKPVTTSTTTTRLPSAPAGPRPPARPKKRMRKNRKRISKAAMRAMLM, encoded by the exons ATGAGCTCGTGGGTACAGCTGCTGCTCGCGTTGCTGGCGGCGTGTCTGCGGTGTGGCGTAGCCGAG GGGGACCCTCTGCCTGCAGCCCTGGTGGAGCTGGTTAGAAACAGCCCCATCTCCTCCATAGAGGAccttcagctcctgctgctctctgactccGTAG ATGAGGAGGACGGGACTTCTGCAGCCAATGGAGGTCATAGACTGCCGAGGAGCCTGG ATGCCCAGCCAGCTCAGCAGGCTCTGTGTAAAGTTCGTACAGAGGTGGTGGAGATCACCAGGGCAATGTTGGACCGTAGCAACGCTAACTTCCTGTTATGGCCACCATGCGTCGAGGTGCAGCGTTGCTCTGGCTGCTGCAACACCAAGAGCCTGCAGTGTGTCCCTGTCGTCACACACACCAGATACTTGCAG GTCATGAAGATTGAGTATGTCAACAAAAGACCCACTTATGCTAAAGCAGTGGTGTCAGTGCTTGATCACGTGGAGTGCCGATGTCAGCCCGCTCCACGTCCACCTGTGCCCAAGAAAAAGTCATCTCGCAGACAACACAGCCACCAGCATCGAAACCAGACACTCAGCTACGGACATGAACAG GTCAAGATGCACTCCAAGGATGAACTCCATCAGTGGGATGAGCTGAAGCAGAACCAGAGGGCCCACCTGGAGGATCTCCTGGAGCAGCACTGGAACCCCAGAGGAGACACCTTTAATCAGCCAGGAGAAGGATACAGCCTGGCTGGGGAGGACCCGTCTCGCTCTGGAGAGGCTGTTCTTTTTGCTCCGCACTGGGCACATAACTCCAGCGGGCTGCTTGAGATTAAAGACCAAAGTGGGAATCCGGAGAATGTGCAGAGGAAGAATGGTAGGATCTCAGATGGCAACAAGACTGTTTCCTCAGTGGATAATGTTGGTGTTGAGGTAAAGAATAAGCTGGTAGAAGGTGGGGACGGGTTGCTGCCCAACAGGACTGAAGGGAAAGATCATGAGGGAAACGGGAGCAGGGACGAAGGCACCCAAACACTGAGTCCATTATGGCAAGAAGACAAATCCAAATTTTCAAAGAGCCACACGAGTGGTTTCTCTCACCCTGCGACTCACAATCCTCAAGCCAAGCTCAGTCCCACTGAGGCAACCAGTGAGAGAGCTGGGAGCAGGTTCCGACCGACCAAAGAGCCCAATCCAGAACCTCGAGATCAGGCGAGACGGAGAGACAATGAGACTCCTGAGGAGGTGAGGATATTACAGATTGAGGAGGAAAAActggagcaggagagaaaagagctTCTACTTCTCCACAAGAGGCTAGACCAAGAGAAGGAGAtactgaggcagcagcagatgaaacgagaagaagaggaaagggagaaaggaaaggaaatggaCAGTCAGCATCACGTGCATggtaaacatcatcatcatctgcaaacagtAACAACACAGAAACCAG TGACAACATCTACAACGACCACGCGACTGCCATCAGCTCCAGCGGGCCCCAGACCCCCAGCCCGTCcaaagaagaggatgaggaaaaaTCGCAAACGGATCAGCAAGGCAGCTATGAGAGCAATGCTAATGTAG